The following DNA comes from Brassica oleracea var. oleracea cultivar TO1000 chromosome C5, BOL, whole genome shotgun sequence.
AGAGCCATGAACATGAAAACAGATTTATCCCCGATATCATCCTTCAACAACCAACAAACCAAACCACATATGATTTAGTGTTATAGCATTATGATACTATTTGAGATAGCAAGACCACCATATACGAATCTTCAGTGAACAACAAGTGTACCTTTATAGGCTGAGTGAACTTTCTCCCAGCAAATACTACAAAGAGTGCCATCCATGTTCCTAGCAACACCAGTTTCGCCTCATCATTCATCAGGCCACTCTGCAAATCCATCACTCATTACTTAATCTCAGAACATGACCTAACCAAGATTCAAGGATGTGATACTAAGGTAGCTGAAACAGGAAGATACTTTACCAAATGACCGAGAAGTACTGAGGGTATGATGAACGTGAGAAGGCCAGCTTCTAGCTTACCGTAACAGAGCCCTGCAAAAAAAAAAAAAAAAAAATCAAGAACATTAGCATGAACTATGAAGCTTGATATACATTAGTAAACCACATCCTCGAACTACCTTCTTTGAAAACGAGCCCAGTGAGGGAAGCGAAAAGAGGACCAACAAACCAAACAGCAGTTGGATTATCAACGACATACTGAACCAAGCTATCACTAGCTGGTCTAGCAAGGGAAGCGTACGCGGCTAAAGAACCAACAACACCAAGTGCCCATAAAGCCTGAAGCGTCTTCTTGATCTCCGTTACATATATATGAATCAGAAACAGAGATAGCCCCAAACCACCAGCACCAACAAGGTAGAACAAGTCCTGGTTTTGCTTGATTATTTCACTCAACCATGAGTTCTCCGGTAAAAAGGCGGCAGAAGAAGCGGCTACAAAGGAAGCAGCAGCAGTTACCAGTCCTGATCTGTACAAAATAACCTGAAGAGGAAGAGGTACTAGATAGGCTTAACTTCAAAGTTCAAGAAGCAAATTTTTTCAACATAAAGCTAATAAAAACTCTATCTTTCCTGAGTTGCATGAACAAATTAGACTTAAAAAGTTAAAAACTGTGATAAAGGATTCAACTTGCATGTTCCAACCATCCAATATATTAACTTTTAAGGAACCCAATTGAAGTATAACTCGTATGGAAGAGACGCACCTCTTTGACATCAGACTGCTCAACGGTCCAGGGACCATAAACGCCTTTGTACACGGTTCCATCTACGGAACCTCCTTGAGAGCTGCCGCTTACTGCCCTGATACTAAGCCTTCCCTTTCTCAACCTAACTCTCGCCGTTAGACCCGACGACGATTTGTTGAGATTTGCCGGCGGTGTGATGAGTGTCGTCGATAATAAACGCGAGGCCATAGTCACAGCGAATTGATAAAAGGAAGAGACAGAACAGAACTCACTTCCGTCTTGGCAAGAGCGCAGATTCATCAGATGACTTAAAACGATGTGGCTTTAACAGTGACGTCGCTTAGTTGTTCTTGACCGAAGTATCTGTGGTTAATAATTGTTTCATATAGCCTTGCGATTTCGGTTTTCCAGAACCGAACCAAACCGAAGATTTGTTTTTCCGTTAACCAAAATTTTAAAAAATAATTCCAAAATTTACTGAATTATATTTTGGTTTGGTTATCGGTTAATTGTGGTAATCACTTTTATTTTCAAAAATAACTTTTTTTTTTTGTTTCCGGTTAGAATTGGGTATAACTTTCTTAAAAATCGGGATATTCTGGGTAATTTCGATTATTTTGGTCAGTTAAGTTAATTTAGTTCGGTTATTTCAACTATTTTTCGATTATTATATTTATTTATTTTTAAATCAAAAACAGAAGCAGACGTAAAACCAAACCAATTTTCAAAACCCTACTGAACTAAACCAAACTCAAGATCATAACCGAACCGAAAACCGAAAGTTTCTGTTTAGTTTGGTTGGCCTTGATCAGTTCGGACAAAAACAGCAGGGATAATTTCATCTACGAAACTGTACTGTGATAGAGTGACGACGTGTAAACTGTAAACAAAAGAGTTTATTTTGAAAGCTCAACTCTCGTTTTAGTTTTTACGGTTACATACATACAAAAAGCAAGCTGTTACATTTCTCCTTGGAGATGGTACAGACAGTAACCACAATCACAACTGCTGTATGAAGTGAGATAACGGTAATGAGTAAAGGTTCAAGACCTCATTCAATCTCTATCTGTTGAGGAGATTCTTCTTCGTTGGAGGCCATTCCATCTGCATCAGCTACTTCCTCTTCTGTGATACCTGAGGCTTCAACTGTTCGCGTCACCCATTCTTTAAGCGGTTCTTCGTTCAGATCAAGTCTTAGTAGTCCAGCAAACATCCCACCCATAAATGCAATTGGCTCCTAAAGACATCAATAAACAAACCACATTGCTAGATGCATCATTATCATGCCAAGGATTAGGCCATGAAAGGTAAGCCTCCAATATTCATCTAGAACACACACAATCAAGAATTGGTATACAATTTCCTTATTGCTATTTGGAATAACCAATCACGTAGTTGGTGTCTACTAATCTGCAGCTCAAATCGAATGAAAGTCACTAGCTTTAAGTGGGATAAGAGTACCTTGAGAGCCTCCGAGAGAATTGGTTCTTGAGGGAGATTGAAACAGCATGGTTTTGCAGTAAAGGTTCTACTTCTACGAACCGGAGCCAATTGAGGACGAACCGAAATTTCAGTGCTTTTGATTCGAGCAGAGAACTAAATCAATACGAAAAAAAAAACAATTGTGACCAACAACAAGAGGGCGTTGTTTAGAGATTGGAAAGACAAATCGGATTCTAAGCTTCGGAAGAAGAAGAGCGAAGACGGACCTGATGAAGCTGAGAAGCGAGCACGAGCGAGGACGGGGGACAAGAAGAAATTAAGACAAAACCCATGGCTTTGTTTTTCTTCCTCGCGTTAGAAAGTATCAAATCTGAAGCAAAAGAATAGCTTAGATTACCAGCCTCTGCATATTATCTACAAAATGCAGGAGCAAAATGCAAATCCCCACAATTTTTATTTTTTTAGAAGGATTCTAACTTTTAAAAATGACTAAACCATGTCATGTATATTTTTACTCCTTTTCTTTTATTAATAAAATTGTATTTTATCAAAATATATTTATTTATTTATACAGAGATAAAAATTAAAAATTTATATCGCCAGAAAATATATATATCATTTTAGTTAGTATATATTATTTAATTATTTGTAGATTTATATAAAATTTTGTAAATTTGTCTTTAGTCGATAATAATTAGAAAAGGGTAAATCCAATAATAAAATGATAAAAATGTAAATTTGTAGATTTATATAAAATTTTGTAAATTTGTAGATTTATATAAAATTTTGTAAATTTGTAGATTTATATAAAATTTTATAAATTTGTAGATTTATATAAAATTTTATAAATTTGTAGATTTATATAAAATTTTATAAATTTGTAGATTTATATAAAATTTTATAAATTTGTAGATTTATATAAAATTTTATAAATTTGTAGATTTATATAAAATTTTATAAATTTGTAGATTTATATAAAATTTTATAAATTTGTAGATTTATATAAAATTTTATAAATTTGTAGATTTATATAAAATTTTATAAATTTGTAGATTTATATAAAATTTTGTAAATTTGTAGATTTATATAAAATTTTGTAAATTTGTCTTTAGTCAATAATAATTAGAAAATGATAAATTAAATTTTAATATATTTTAATTAAAATATTTTGAATTGGGTTAAAATTACATGAAATTGAATTTAGAATATTTTATTTAAGATATTTTGGATTTGATTTTACGTAACTTTAAAATAGAGAATTTGCATTCCCTACCTACACGTTTATGCATAATTAGCGATATACCAAAAATCACTATTATACACTGTACATTTTCTTTAATGTCTCTGCTGCCCTTATTACTTCTACCTATCATAGATTCCATATTATGTATCTTCTCTCTCTTCACAAATTCAATTTCTCTGCAAATCTCAATACACACAAACCCTAAGTTACTCCACTGTTCTACAAATGTAAATCGTCGGTTAAGATTCACAACACATTATTATCTTCTAACCACGTCTTCAGAATCTTCCACCGAGTCTGCGCCGCGAATCTGATCCTCCGATCCTGGCCGACTCGTCCCTCTGACCACCACCTCCGCACAGATTCTGAGCCTATACGTTGCAATCCCAAACCAGATTCTCCTTTCTCTTTCTCTCACGTGCCTACTTAAAACTTAAACCTTTCTCC
Coding sequences within:
- the LOC106292557 gene encoding uncharacterized protein LOC106292557; protein product: MNLRSCQDGSEFCSVSSFYQFAVTMASRLLSTTLITPPANLNKSSSGLTARVRLRKGRLSIRAVSGSSQGGSVDGTVYKGVYGPWTVEQSDVKEVILYRSGLVTAAASFVAASSAAFLPENSWLSEIIKQNQDLFYLVGAGGLGLSLFLIHIYVTEIKKTLQALWALGVVGSLAAYASLARPASDSLVQYVVDNPTAVWFVGPLFASLTGLVFKEGLCYGKLEAGLLTFIIPSVLLGHLSGLMNDEAKLVLLGTWMALFVVFAGRKFTQPIKDDIGDKSVFMFMALPEDEKKAVVAKLEQDNFG
- the LOC106293066 gene encoding UPF0426 protein At1g28150, chloroplastic, with the protein product MGFVLISSCPPSSLVLASQLHQFSARIKSTEISVRPQLAPVRRSRTFTAKPCCFNLPQEPILSEALKEPIAFMGGMFAGLLRLDLNEEPLKEWVTRTVEASGITEEEVADADGMASNEEESPQQIEIE